In Scomber japonicus isolate fScoJap1 chromosome 7, fScoJap1.pri, whole genome shotgun sequence, one genomic interval encodes:
- the dpt gene encoding dermatopontin, producing MNPALVLLALSLLATVAGQAHEHHDMGWVNGYRQGFNFQCPHGEVLVAIRSYYSSDEGMDRLWSFECQPTPEGLGEPSDCWWDDISRAGMEWTSTCTRNGLVAGVQSKYFEGLLDREWQFYCCYYKRRCPYSCMKTTDIPEYYREEAELVVPSYGYFIRGAQTTFSGVLRDRQWKYILCRMTDFDCEFENL from the exons ATGAATCCTGCTCTGGTGTTGTTGGCGTTGTCTTTGCTTGCCACAGTGGCAGGTCAGGCTCACGAGCATCATGACATGGGCTGGGTCAACGGCTACCGCCAGGGCTTCAACTTCCAGTGTCCCCATGGAGAGGTCCTCGTGGCCATCAGGAGCTACTACAGTAGTGATGAAGGCATGGACCGCTTGTGGTCGTTTGAGTGCCAGCCTACACCTGAAGGACTGGGGGAGCCCAgtgactgctggtgggatgACATCAGTCGTGCTGGGATGGAGTG GACCTCTACTTGTACCCGCAATGGCCTGGTGGCTGGTGTTCAAAGCAAGTACTTTGAAGGCCTTCTTGACCGGGAATGGCAATTCTACTGCTGCTATTACAAACGCCGCTGTCCCTACTCCTGCAT GAAGACCACTGACATTCCTGAATACTACAGAGAAGAGGCTGAGTTGGTTGTCCCCAGTTACGGCTACTTCATCCGAGGTGCACAGACCACATTCAGTGGCGTGCTAAG aGATCGGCAGTGGAAGTACATCCTGTGCAGAATGACCGACTTTGATTGtgaatttgagaatttataa